The following are encoded together in the Rhodospirillales bacterium genome:
- a CDS encoding MFS transporter: protein MASPLAGLAMTIGTRAATPAALTAVIASAQVFGMGGYASFAALMPVFMPEWRLADSEAGWINGVFYAGYLGAVPWLSSLTDRVAPRRVYIAASLISALASFGFAFAADGFWSAALFRFFAGIGLAGTYMPGLKLLADHVPGTDQSRMVAFYTAGFSIGSALSLFAAGQVEAALGWRAAFAVAGLGPLLAVALLQFLLPREDPRPHPPPATHVLDFRPVLRCREAMGYVLTYAIHNFEVFAARSWLVVYLAFAAALRPDQSAGWWAPATLAALFTLFGVPATIFGNELAIRFGRRRTIAGIMVVSAAVGLTVGFAPGWPYLIVVALVALHMMTQIGESAAVTAGSVAAAPAGYRGATMAVHSTLGFTGAFLGPVAFGFALEFAGGSGTEGAWFAAFALTAGVMLLGPFALRLARSAAPR, encoded by the coding sequence ATGGCTTCGCCCCTCGCGGGGCTCGCCATGACGATCGGAACCCGCGCCGCGACGCCCGCCGCCCTCACCGCCGTCATCGCCTCGGCGCAAGTCTTCGGCATGGGCGGATACGCCTCGTTCGCGGCGTTGATGCCGGTGTTCATGCCCGAATGGCGCCTCGCCGATTCCGAGGCCGGGTGGATCAACGGCGTGTTCTACGCCGGCTACCTCGGCGCGGTGCCGTGGCTCTCGAGCCTGACCGACCGCGTCGCGCCCCGGCGGGTCTACATCGCCGCGTCGCTGATCTCCGCGCTTGCGAGTTTCGGCTTCGCCTTCGCCGCCGACGGATTCTGGAGCGCGGCGCTGTTCCGCTTTTTCGCCGGGATCGGGCTTGCCGGCACCTACATGCCGGGCCTCAAGCTGCTCGCCGACCACGTTCCCGGCACCGACCAAAGCCGCATGGTGGCGTTCTACACCGCCGGGTTCAGCATCGGCTCGGCGCTGTCGCTGTTCGCCGCCGGCCAGGTCGAGGCGGCGCTGGGCTGGCGCGCGGCCTTCGCCGTCGCCGGCCTCGGGCCGCTGCTCGCGGTGGCGCTGCTGCAATTCCTTCTGCCGCGCGAGGACCCGCGCCCGCACCCGCCGCCCGCGACCCATGTGCTCGACTTCCGCCCGGTTCTCCGTTGCCGCGAGGCGATGGGCTACGTGCTCACCTACGCCATCCACAATTTCGAGGTGTTCGCCGCGCGCTCCTGGCTGGTGGTCTACCTCGCCTTCGCCGCCGCGCTCCGGCCCGATCAATCCGCCGGGTGGTGGGCGCCGGCGACGCTGGCCGCCCTTTTCACCTTGTTCGGCGTGCCCGCCACCATTTTCGGCAACGAACTCGCGATCCGTTTCGGGCGGCGACGGACCATCGCCGGGATCATGGTGGTTTCGGCCGCCGTCGGCCTTACGGTCGGCTTCGCCCCCGGCTGGCCTTACCTGATCGTGGTCGCGCTCGTCGCGCTGCACATGATGACCCAGATCGGCGAATCCGCCGCCGTTACCGCCGGTTCGGTCGCCGCCGCGCCCGCCGGTTACCGGGGCGCCACCATGGCGGTGCACTCGACGCTGGGATTCACCGGCGCGTTCCTAGGCCCGGTCGCGTTCGGCTTCGCCCTCGAATTCGCGGGCGGCAGCGGGACCGAGGGCGCCTGGTTCGCCGCTTTCGCGCTCACCGCCGGCGTGATGCTGCTGGGACCGTTCGCGCTCCGGCTTGCCCGTTCCGCCGCGCCCCGGTAG